One genomic region from Torulaspora delbrueckii CBS 1146 chromosome 4, complete genome encodes:
- the WSC2 gene encoding Wsc2p (similar to Saccharomyces cerevisiae WSC2 (YNL283C) and WSC3 (YOL105C); ancestral locus Anc_3.78) has translation MRVWDYGRLLVLVLLAGGVWGASFTEQGCYQASSIQSSSMTSKGTYEWQSVSYCQEQCGDVAVVALYNGNACYCGDSVDFLASLQSTSGCSTNCVGWPYQTCGGSNSMDVYVNVNAQASLSSLQSSSTATSSATSTSRSSTSTSSSTSSSFSISSSSTTSSTSSSTSSSSSSSSTSSSSSSSSSSSSASSSSTTSRSSTTSSTTSSTTSSSSSSSSSSSSSSSSSSTTSPSSIRYTTNIVTASVSTGSNQQQQTIFITTTSMVTDPTATSSDAGRSSTSNSKKQKSGISGGAIAGIVVGVVAGVAVIAAIIAILLWRRHKSNQEPDLEETKQYQPYSFGDADANPMILPPSRSTSNWRKQSKTDLGSESNISAYGVPTGGISANNNISRNSNKNQNVFAMDENAVQLQNHPSTVFEEPPSIYQGNQRFSTGSLPDMMQDRQLRVVNPDDSRSRLDEVTNEGNDDNDDDYDKFISTGSSRGSGTDLEPKY, from the coding sequence GAGCAGTATGACCTCTAAGGGCACTTATGAATGGCAATCTGTTTCGTACTGCCAGGAACAATGTGGTGATGTTGCGGTCGTTGCGCTTTACAATGGTAATGCATGTTATTGTGGGGATTcagttgatttcttggcttctttgCAGTCAACAAGTGGTTGTTCGACCAATTGTGTCGGCTGGCCTTACCAGACATGTGGTGGGAGTAACTCTATGGATGTCTATGTGAACGTGAATGCTCAAGCTTCGCTCAGTTCCCTGCAATCGAGTTCTACTGCAACGTCTAGTGCGACATCTACCTCAAGATCCAGCACAAGCACGAGCAGTAGCACTAGTTCCAGCTTTAGTATAAGCTCGAGTTCGACAACAAGTTCAACCTCGAGTTCAACTTCGAGCTCTTCGAGCTCTTCTTCGACTTCTTCGTCAAGttcaagttcaagttcaagttcAAGTGCCAGTTCAAGTTCTACGACCTCACGTTCAAGCACTACAAGTTCCACTACAAGCTCAACCACAAGCTCGAGTTCAAGCTCGAGTTCAAGCTCAAGTAGTAGTTCAAGCTCGAGCTCTACTACAAGTCCAAGCTCTATCCGTTACACAACTAATATTGTTACGGCGTCCGTTTCCACGGGATCGaaccaacaacaacagacGATTTTCATCACCACTACCTCAATGGTAACGGATCCTACGGCTACTTCATCTGATGCAGGTCGCTCCTCAACATCCAAttcaaaaaaacaaaaatCAGGGATAAGTGGCGGTGCCATCGCAGGTATAGTTGTCGGAGTCGTAGCAGGTGTTGCTGTGATCGCAGCCATCATTGCTATCCTCCTATGGAGACGTCATAAATCCAACCAAGAACCTGATCTCGAAGAGACAAAACAGTATCAGCCTTACTCCTTCGGTGACGCAGATGCAAACCCCATGATCCTGCCGCCATCTAGATCAACTTCCAACTGGAGAAAGCAATCAAAGACTGACCTGGGATCCGAATCAAACATCTCTGCGTACGGGGTACCGACAGGTGGGATTAGTGCCAATAATAATATCAGTCGAAACTCAAACAAGAATCAGAACGTCTTCGCCATGGACGAAAATGCCGTTCAGCTACAAAACCATCCCTCTACGGTTTTTGAGGAGCCCCCATCTATCTACCAAGGTAATCAACGCTTCAGCACTGGATCGCTCCCAGATATGATGCAGGACAGACAGTTACGAGTTGTCAACCCAGACGATAGTAGAAGTCGACTAGATGAAGTTACAAATGAGGGAAATGACGATAATGACGACGATTACGATAAATTCATCAGTACGGGCAGTTCAAGAGGTTCTGGCACCGATTTAGAACCCAAATACTAA
- the MRPL10 gene encoding mitochondrial 54S ribosomal protein uL15m (similar to Saccharomyces cerevisiae MRPL10 (YNL284C); ancestral locus Anc_3.77), whose protein sequence is MLFKSLCSPYNGFNSGSCLLRNVRALSILGALKPSEGSTKGFKRLGRGPSSGKGKTSARGQKGQKARGKVKSWFEGGQTPIYKLFPKIGFTNVNARPLKELSLQKIQWFHDAGRLFLEPGEVLDMKKMKDLGLVTGPIRHGIKILANGKSLYNLPIKIEASKATIDAISAIEKAGGEFTARYYNRLGLRAHLSPEWFLERRGRLPLQARPTRRKDIEYYSNESKRGYLIKENDQLLQGIQEARAKGSAHIHRKSARKNALLSQLENMSSESDIPVSIDSKIISWDQLQEQQKRN, encoded by the coding sequence ATGTTGTTCAAGTCGCTTTGTAGCCCTTACAACGGGTTTAATAGTGGCAGTTGCCTTTTACGAAATGTTCGTGCGCTCTCTATACTAGGAGCTTTGAAGCCCTCAGAGGGATCCACAAAAGGTTTTAAGAGACTAGGTAGAGGTCCTTCTAGTGGTAAAGGTAAGACTTCTGCTAGAGGTCAAAAGGGTCAAAAGGCTCGTGGTAAAGTCAAATCGTGGTTCGAAGGTGGTCAAACTCCCATCTATAAACtatttccaaaaattggttTCACCAATGTCAATGCAAgacctttgaaagaattgagtttgcaaaaaattcaGTGGTTCCATGACGCTGGAAGATTATTTCTTGAGCCAGGTGAAGTGTTGGatatgaagaaaatgaaagatttgggACTAGTAACAGGGCCAATAAGACATGGAATCAAGATTCTCGCTAATGGTAAGTCTCTTTATAATCTACCGATCAAGATTGAAGCATCCAAGGCTACTATTGATGCCATTTCAGCAATCGAAAAGGCTGGCGGTGAGTTTACGGCCCGTTATTACAATAGATTGGGACTTAGAGCACATCTTTCACCCGAATGGTTTTTAGAGAGAAGAGGGAGACTACCACTACAGGCGAGACCTACTAGAAGAAAGGATATCGAATATTACAGTAATGAATCCAAAAGGGGTTATCTGATTAAAGAGAACGATCAGCTTTTACAGGGTATCCAAGAGGCAAGAGCAAAGGGCTCAGCTCATATTCATAGAAAGAGCGCAAGAAAGAACGCTCTTTTGTCACAGTTGGAAAACATGTCTTCAGAATCGGACATCCCTGTAAGTATAGACTCCAAGATAATAAGTTGGGATCAACTGCAAGAGCAGCAAAAGCGCAATTAG
- the TDEL0D05480 gene encoding uncharacterized protein (similar to Saccharomyces cerevisiae YOL107W; ancestral locus Anc_3.76) has product MHYNSKHLEIQTPDSLLQWRKVPLAASFLTATYIVLTITLLFVRRSQYSQLIDEGSDVSFDSVYSPALQMVPNQILKHPYSIILSNLVDVRIWKIIANSINLLIGGTFIERNAESSKELLKFILVIGSITNLLVVIVTLSSSLVVPGVKIDVPIDGNYTALVGFPIVYKQLFPETSIFKIKDLGMLSKNFRFKLLPIFVMCTLTIGQLVFFHHFAQLLSIWITFFSCWIYLRYFQVLTSTQNSSYMVGDASDTFQLIYFFPDLVKPILRPIFDSTHRVFIKLKLIRPFQTDEVDRSNAVAEQRGAKKISDPVEERRKQLALQVLQERMV; this is encoded by the coding sequence ATGCACTATAATTCAAAGCATTTAGAGATACAAACTCCGGATTCATTGTTACAATGGCGTAAGGTTCCTTTGGCCGCTTCATTCCTGACTGCTACTTATATTGTTCTAACCATCACATTGCTCTTTGTGAGGCGATCGCAGTActctcaattgattgacGAAGGCTCTGATGTTAGTTTTGACTCAGTTTATTCTCCAGCTTTGCAAATGGTCCCAAATCAAATTCTCAAGCACCCTTATTCTATCATACTCTCCAATCTAGTGGATGTGAgaatttggaagataatTGCAAATAGTATAAACTTACTGATTGGTGGTACCTTCATAGAACGCAATGCAGAAAGTTCTAAGGAGCTGCTCAAGTTTATTCTAGTAATTGGTTCAATTACGAATTTACTTGTGGTCATTGTTACACTCTCGTCCTCATTAGTGGTTCCAGGAGTGAAAATCGACGTCCCCATTGATGGTAATTATACGGCATTGGTCGGTTTCCCAATTGTCTACAAGCAATTATTCCCAGAGACTagcattttcaaaattaaGGACCTCGGGATGCTCTCAAAGAATTTCAGGTTCAAACTATTACCTATCTTTGTCATGTGCACGTTGACAATCGGTCAATTAGTCTTTTTCCATCATTTTGCTCAACTATTGTCGATCTGGATTACATTTTTCTCGTGTTGGATCTATTTACGGTATTTCCAAGTACTCACGTCTACGCAAAATTCCAGTTACATGGTCGGTGATGCGTCTGATACATTTCAACTCATTTATTTCTTCCCGGACCTTGTAAAGCCAATACTGAGACCCATATTCGACTCTACACACAGGGTGTTCATAAAGTTGAAGTTAATACGACCCTTTCAAACTGATGAAGTCGATAGAAGTAACGCTGTCGCTGAGCAAAGAGGTGCAAAGAAAATTTCCGACCCAGTGGAGGAAAGACGAAAACAACTGGCTTTGCAGGTGTTACAGGAGAGAATGGTTTAA
- the INO4 gene encoding Ino4p (similar to Saccharomyces cerevisiae INO4 (YOL108C); ancestral locus Anc_3.75), giving the protein MTIANSPGVNGVNPVISPTAEVIKQRKKPRVEKKSKLSLDQVRKNHVVSEQRRRELVRGIYDDLVGIVPGLEKSERRSEFLIYVKTMNHLSWLYKRNSYLRAKLYEKYESQGRSNVAIPNWLVWDLPQSLAHDNQKPSPSPSSK; this is encoded by the coding sequence ATGACAATCGCGAATAGTCCTGGGGTCAATGGAGTGAATCCAGTTATTTCACCGACTGCTGAAGTCATAAagcagagaaagaagcCTAGGGTTGAAAAGAAAAGTAAGCTTTCGCTCGACCAGGTACGAAAGAATCATGTTGTTTCTGAGCAGCGAAGACGGGAGCTCGTAAGAGGCATTTACGATGACTTGGTAGGGATAGTTCCTGGTTTAGAAAAAAGCGAACGAAGGTCTGAGTTTCTTATATATGTTAAGACAATGAACCATCTAAGTTGGCTATACAAGAGGAATTCGTACCTCCGAGCAAAGCTTTATGAGAAATATGAGTCTCAGGGTAGATCAAACGTAGCCATACCGAATTGGCTAGTATGGGACTTGCCGCAGTCATTAGCTCATGACAACCAAAAGCCAAGCCCATCTCCGTCATCTAAGTGA
- the PPT1 gene encoding protein serine/threonine phosphatase (similar to Saccharomyces cerevisiae PPT1 (YGR123C); ancestral locus Anc_3.481), with amino-acid sequence MSNPTSEQSAEALKLKNEGNIFIKKQDFTKAIDLYTKAIGLDSTQSIYFSNRALAHLKLDNFQSSLNDCDEALKLDPKNAKAYHRRGLSYIGLLEFKKAKNDLQIVLKAKPGDATASRALDVCEKFIREERFRKAIGGGDEIKVNLCETLRLESYDANADLGKYDGPKLEFEQLTNSKGEAAGAVVKNMSEEFITQMIENIFKKGKCIPKKYAAAIVSHANRIFCNENSVVELSNKDKPDLKISVCGDTHGQFYDVLNIFHKFGNVGPKHTYLFNGDFVDRGSWSCEVALLFYCLKILHPESIYLNRGNHETNNMNKIYGFEDECKHKYSARIFDMFAQSFESLPLATVINDNYLVMHGGLPSDTSCSLDDMKKIDRFSQPPREGAFMEMLWSDPQEADGFGPSQRGLGFAFGSDITAQFLEKNKLRKIFRSHEVRMGGVQFEHKGKLVTVFSAPNYCDTQGNLGGIIHVVPGQGTLIQNGNDDEDLTIETFEAVPHPDIKPMAYSNGGLGF; translated from the coding sequence ATGAGTAATCCAACCTCAGAACAAAGTGCTGAAGCACTAAAGCTCAAAAATGAAGGtaacatcttcatcaagaaacaAGATTTTACTAAGGCCATCGATTTGTATACGAAAGCAATTGGCCTTGATTCTACCCAGTCAATCTACTTTTCAAACAGAGCGTTAGCTCATCTGAAACTggataattttcaaagctcCCTTAATGACTGTGATGAGGCTCTAAAGCTAGATCCAAAAAATGCCAAAGCATACCACAGACGTGGTTTATCATATATTGGTCTGCTAGAGTTTAAGAAAGCCAAAAATGATTTGCAAATAGTCTTGAAGGCTAAACCCGGTGATGCAACGGCCAGCAGGGCATTGGATGTTTGCGAGAAGTTTATCAGAGAAGAGAGGTTCAGAAAAGCTATCGGTGGAGGtgatgaaatcaaagtAAATCTTTGTGAGACTTTGAGATTGGAGAGTTATGATGCGAATGCTGATTTGGGCAAGTACGATGGTCCTAAACTAGAATTCGAGCAATTGACAAATTCCAAAGGTGAAGCCGCTGGTGCAGTAGTGAAGAATATGTCGGAAGAGTTTATCACTCAAATGATCGAGAATATATTTAAGAAAGGTAAATGCATTCCAAAGAAATACGCAGCAGCCATTGTCTCGCATGCCAACAGAATATTTTGTAACGAAAACTCCGTGGTGGAACTATCCAATAAGGACAAACCTGATTTAAAGATTTCGGTCTGTGGTGACACCCATGGTCAATTCTATGATGTGCTTAACATTTTCCATAAATTTGGTAACGTGGGTCCAAAACATACATACCTGTTCAACGGTGATTTTGTCGATCGTGGGTCCTGGTCTTGTGAAGTTGCGCTCTTATTCTACTGCTTAAAGATCCTTCATCCAGAGAGTATCTATCTGAACAGAGGTAACCATGAAACCAATAACATGAACAAGATTTACGGTTTTGAGGATGAGTGCAAACACAAATACTCCGCTCGTATCTTTGATATGTTCGCACAAAGTTTCGAGAGTCTTCCTTTGGCTACAGTTATTAATGACAACTACTTAGTAATGCACGGTGGTTTACCAAGTGACACTTCATGCAGTTTGGATGACATGAAAAAGATCGATAGATTTTCACAACCACCAAGAGAGGGTGCGTTCATGGAAATGCTATGGTCTGATCCTCAGGAAGCTGATGGGTTTGGACCGTCTCAACGTGGTTTGGGTTTTGCATTCGGTTCCGATATAACGGCACAattcttggagaaaaacAAGCTCCGCAAAATCTTCAGGTCTCACGAAGTAAGGATGGGCGGAGTTCAATTTGAGCATAAGGGCAAATTGGTCACTGTCTTCAGTGCACCAAATTACTGTGATACTCAAGGAAACTTGGGTGGTATCATTCATGTGGTCCCAGGGCAAGGTACTTTAATCCAAAACggtaatgatgatgaagacttGACTATTGAAACTTTCGAGGCAGTTCCACATCCTGACATTAAGCCAATGGCGTACTCCAATGGAGGTCTAGGCTTTTAA
- the NOC4 gene encoding ribosome biosynthesis protein NOC4 (similar to Saccharomyces cerevisiae NOC4 (YPR144C); ancestral locus Anc_3.482), which translates to MVLTFEEIKKLAKPVTSVDDKRNYNNIIKLVNELVVDDVEDELNERRLRFVVMSLFQIMKKLFIRGDLTVKAGAKIEAKQFSQWCRKMYVTCKSKLLMVISSVRVESSLVLDALDVYMQLLEMESEHFASKKDAPYFPNKTLRKLIIALWECNIGDSEQDKSTGVSINPVVTEFVEKYYKSYADIQFYFQSELNDLLETEKPTFATISGMGKWLAVVNHDNHCCVGDQDLDVFVANPPQIVENDSKYKSNLEKNWLVLLSGQLSLPQYKTILLVLHKRLIPHFHTPTRLMDFLTDSYDLQSSQDGSDSVIPILALNGLFELMLRFNLEYPNFYLKLYQLITPNLMHVKYRARFFRLLDTFLASTHLSAHLIASFIKRLARLTLSSSPAAIVSVIPFVYNLLRKHPSCMSMLHNPLFLTDPFMTPEQAASLKKLKSEYVDPFDAKEVNPESTHALDSSLWEFATLMDHYHPNVATLAKIFAQPFRKLNYNMEDFLDWSYDSLLAAETSRRLKVLPTLEFEKFDELFAGQSEQNAYLTGTYW; encoded by the coding sequence ATGGTGCTtacatttgaagagattaAAAAACTGGCCAAGCCGGTGACCTCTGTCGATGATAAGAGGAATTATAACAATATTATAAAGCTTGTAAATGAACTGGTCGTTGATGATGtagaagatgaattgaatgaaCGTAGGTTGAGGTTTGTGGTTATGTCACTTTTCCAGATtatgaagaaactttttaTTCGTGGAGATTTGACCGTGAAGGCGGGCGCAAAGATAGAGGCTAAACAGTTTAGTCAATGGTGTCGGAAAATGTACGTTACTTGTAAGAGCAAGCTGTTGATGGTAATTTCGAGTGTGAGGGTTGAAAGTTCACTAGTTCTGGATGCGTTGGACGTTTATATGCAACTGCTAGAGATGGAATCAGAGCATTTTGCGTCGAAAAAGGATGCACCTTACTTTCCCAACAAGACTTTGAGGAAACTGATCATAGCCTTGTGGGAATGCAACATCGGTGATTCTGAGCAGGATAAATCGACAGGTGTCTCGATCAATCCAGTAGTCAcagaatttgttgaaaaatattACAAGAGTTATGCTGATATACAGTTCTATTTCCAATCCGAGTTGAACGATTTGCTGGAGACAGAGAAACCAACCTTCGCAACCATCAGTGGGATGGGTAAATGGCTCGCGGTGGTGAATCACGATAATCATTGTTGCGTCGGTGATCAGGATTTGGATGTGTTCGTTGCTAATCCTCCACAGATTGTCGAAAACGACTCGAAATATAAGTCtaatttggagaaaaattGGCTGGTTTTATTAAGTGGTCAATTATCCTTACCACAATACAAGACAATTCTATTAGTGCTGcacaagagattgataCCGCATTTCCACACTCCCACAAGGTTGATGGATTTTTTAACAGATTCTTACGATTTGCAAAGTTCTCAGGATGGATCGGATAGCGTGATACCCATCCTTGCACTAAATGGTTTGTTTGAACTCATGCTACGTTTTAATCTCGAGTACCCCAATTTTTACCTGAAACTATATCAATTGATTACACCAAACCTAATGCATGTCAAATATAGAGCTAGGTTCTTCAGATTATTGGATaccttcttggcatctaCACATCTTTCCGCTCATCTGATAGCATCTTTCATTAAGAGACTGGCCAGGTTGACTTTAAGCTCATCACCTGCCGCCATTGTCTCTGTCATTCCATTCGTCTACAACTTACTAAGGAAACATCCAAGTTGTATGTCAATGCTCCACAATCCGCTCTTCCTAACAGACCCGTTCATGACACCAGAACAAGCGGCTTCattaaaaaaattgaaatccGAGTATGTGGATCCATTTGATGCGAAAGAAGTAAACCCAGAATCGACCCATGCCCTAGATTCTTCACTGTGGGAATTCGCGACTTTAATGGATCATTATCATCCCAACGTAGCAACGCTGGCGAAGATATTTGCACAACCATTTAGAAAGCTAAACTATAACATGGAAGACTTCCTCGACTGGAGTTACGACTCTCTCTTAGCTGCAGAGACGTCAAGAAGGTTGAAAGTTCTGCCCACTTTGGagtttgagaaatttgatgaacttttcgCAGGTCAAAGCGAGCAAAATGCGTATTTAACTGGGACTTACTGGTAG
- the ASN2 gene encoding asparagine synthase (glutamine-hydrolyzing) 2 (similar to Saccharomyces cerevisiae ASN2 (YGR124W) and ASN1 (YPR145W); ancestral locus Anc_3.483), whose product MCGIFAAHKHEDVQAYKQKALQLSKRIRHRGPDWSGNVLRNNTLLVHERLAIVGLDSGAQPITSPCGNYTLCVNGEIYNHIKLREEFSDYKFSTLSDCEPIIPLYEKYDIDTPKYLDGMFAWCLYDAKQDRIIAARDPVGITTLYMGRNSLSPKTVFFASELKCLTDDCDNIVAFPPGHIYDSKTDKITRYFTPDWLDETRIPSNPVDYKAIRHSLEKAVRKRLMAEVPYGVLLSGGLDSSLIASIAARETEKANAEIDAQKYDSEDKHLAGIDDSGNLHSAGWSRLHSFAIGLPGAPDLKAASKVAKFIGSIHHEHTFTLQEGLDALDDVIWHLETYDVTTIRASTPMFLLSRKIKAQGVKMVLSGEGSDEIFGGYLYFAQAPNANEFHTEAVKRVKNLHLADCLRANKSTMAWGLEARVPFLDREFLQLCMNIDPKDKMINKEEGRMEKYILRKAFDTTDEPDVKPYLPEEILWRQKEQFSDGVGYSWIDGLKDTAERVISDDIFAAPKSAWGDDVPTTKEAFWYRLKFDALFPQKTAADTVMRWVPKADWGCAEDPSGRFAQIHDQHVKN is encoded by the coding sequence ATGTGTGGTATCTTTGCTGCTCATAAGCACGAGGATGTGCAGGCTTACAAGCAAAAGGCTCTACAGCTTTCCAAGAGAATTAGACATCGTGGTCCAGATTGGTCTGGTAACGTTCTTAGAAACAACACCTTGTTAGTTCATGAAAGATTGGCTATCGTTGGGTTGGATTCTGGGGCCCAGCCAATTACTAGTCCATGTGGTAACTACACTTTATGTGttaatggtgaaatttACAACCATATCAAGTTGAGAGAAGAGTTTTCCGATTACAAATTTAGCACTTTGAGTGATTGTGAACCTATCATCCCATTGTATGAAAAATACGATATTGATACTCCAAAATACTTAGATGGTATGTTTGCTTGGTGTTTGTACGATGCCAAGCAGGACCGTATTATCGCTGCTAGAGATCCTGTTGGTATCACGACTCTCTACATGGGTCGTAACTCTTTGTCTCCAAAGACCGTGTTCTTTGCATCCGAATTGAAATGTTTGACCGATGACTGTGACAACATCGTCGCTTTCCCACCGGGCCACATCTACGATTCCAAGACTGACAAGATCACCCGTTATTTCACTCCAGACTGGTTGGACGAGACTCGTATTCCATCGAACCCAGTTGATTACAAAGCTATTAGACACTCCTTGGAGAAGGCAGTGAGAAAGAGACTAATGGCTGAAGTCCCATACGGTGTTCTATTGTCCGGTGGCCTTGACTCCTCTTTGATTGCATCTATCGCTGCTCGTGAAACCGAGAAGGCTAACGCAGAGATCGACGCCCAGAAGTATGACTCTGAGGACAAGCATCTAGCAGGTATTGATGATTCTGGTAACTTACACAGTGCAGGTTGGTCTCGTCTACATTCTTTCGCCATTGGTTTACCAGGTGCTCCAGATCTAAAGGCTGCTTCTAAGGTGGCTAAGTTCATTGGATCTATTCATCACGAACACACTTTTACTTTACAAGAAGGTCTAGATGCTCTAGACGACGTCATCTGGCATTTGGAAACCTACGATGTCACTACCATCAGAGCCTCTACACCAATGTTCTTgttgtcaagaaagatcaaagctcAGGGTGTTAAGATGGTCTTGTCTGGTGAAGGTTccgatgaaatttttggtgGCTATTTGTACTTCGCACAGGCACCAAACGCTAACGAATTCCATACCGAAGCTGTTAAGCGTGTTAAGAACTTGCATTTGGCAGATTGTCTAAGGGCAAACAAATCCACTATGGCATGGGGTCTAGAGGCTCGTGTCCCATTCCTAGACAGGGAATTCTTACAGCTGTGCATGAACATCGATCCAAAGGATAAGATGATtaacaaagaagaaggccGTATGGAGAAGTACATTCTAAGAAAGGCTTTCGATACCACGGACGAACCTGACGTTAAGCCATACCTACCAGAGGAAATTCTATGGAGACAGAAGGAACAATTCTCCGACGGTGTTGGTTACTCGTGGATCGATGGTTTGAAGGATACAGCTGAGAGAGTCATCTCCGATGACATCTTTGCAGCTCCAAAATCTGCCTGGGGTGACGATGTACCAACGACTAAAGAAGCCTTCTGGTACAGACTGAAATTCGATGCTCTCTTCCCACAAAAGACCGCAGCAGATACCGTCATGAGATGGGTTCCAAAGGCCGACTGGGGTTGCGCTGAAGATCCATCCGGCAGATTCGCCCAGATTCACGACCAACACGTGAAGAATTAG